CCTTATTGGCGGCCTCGCCAAAAAGCTTCTTAAATCCAAAATCGGTCAGTGGATTGATGTAGCGATCCTTGATCATCTTTTTTTCTTCTTTTCCCAAAATTAAGATATTTAAATGAGGTGGTAAAAAAATGCAGTACTAAAAACTGCGTATACTACCGACTATAAGGACTAAAAACCAAATAGTCAACAGTTTGATACACTTAATTTTGAATTTGGGCCAAAAAGCATTTATTAGGGCCTAGTAGAAAAGAAAAAGCTTGAACCTGCTAAGGTTCAAGCTTTCTATCCTTTAAGGCTAATCTTCTAGCCAATTTTTGAGTTGTTCTAAAGAGCAGCCCGTAATTTTGGCAATTTGTTCTAGGGCTAAGTTGGCGGCTTGCATTTGCTTGGCCATGGCTTTTTTGGCTGCTAATGCGCCTTCTTCCCGTCCTTGTTCGAGTCCTTCTTCCAGGCCCTCCGCTCTGCCTTTTTCTAGGCCCTCTTCTAGGGCGGTGTCGATAGCATTTTTAATATCTCGATGCTTTTTGAGAGAGACCTCATAATTTTGGCGCTCCTCAATAGAGTAGCTGGCAATTTCGGCGGCATGAAAAAGCCTCGTGAAAATACGCTCTTGCAAGGCCGCTGGCCGATCTTCTAATTTGGCCAAATAACGGAAAAGATAAAGCCATTTATCCTGTAGGTCTTCTAGCTCATCTAGGGTTTTGGTGAAATTAGGCAGCTCGATATAAATATAGGTGAGGTCTTCAAAGAAAAGCTCTTTATCTTGGTCCTTGAGCTGTACATAGCGGATCACTCGATTATGGGGATTGGGCTGATTGATCTTAAAATCGAGAATACAGATCGTATAAATGGGCCAGAGCTTAAAATTCCAATCGCCCCTTTCGGATTGTTCTTGAATGGGGAAGGTGCTATAAAAAATAGAGCGGTCGATGAAGTGATTTTGCTTACTGCGTTGCAGCTCAATAATAAACTGCTCGCCTCGGCTGCTGGTGCAATAGATATCAAAAATAACTTTTCGGTCCAGAAAGCTGGAGGGCAGGCGTTCGCTAGGGAGATATTCGAGATCCTCCACCTGATGCTTTTCGGGCAGCAGCTGATTGAGAAAATGGATGAGTAGCTCCTTATTGGCGGCCTCGCCAAAAAGCTTCTTAAATCCAAAATCGGTTAGTGGATTGATATAGCGATCCTTGATCATCTTTTTTTCTTCTTTTCCCAAAATTAAGGCATTTAAATGAGGTGGTGAAAAAATGCAGTGCTAAAAACTGCGTATACCACCAACTATACAGACTAAAAACCAAATAATCAACAGTTTGATACACTTAATTTTAATTTTGGACCAAATTTGCGGTTTGGGGGCGCGAAGCGCCCGGCCACAACAAGGCCTTTAGGCCGCCGTTCGACGACCGAAGGGAGTAACCGATCTGCAGTAGGGGGCGGCCTAGCGATGTGCAGCAGTGGCCCGCAGGGCCAGACCAAAGCGGCGCAGCCGCTGCAGGGCCGAGCGAATAGCGAGCTGCGAAACGTAGCGCCCGCCGCAGGCGGGAGGCCCCAAAAAAATAGCGAGCTGCGAAACGACAACAAGGTCTTTAGACCGCAGTTCGACGACCGAAGGGAGTAACCGCCCGCCGCAGGCGGGAGGCCCCAAAAAAATAGCGAGCTGCGAAACGACAACAAGGTCTTTAGACCGCAGTTCGACGACCGAAGGGAGTAACCGCCCGCCGCAGGCGGGAGGCCCCAAAACATCAAAAAAAATATTAGATTCTAGATAGGCTGGACAAAAGTTAGTTTTATTTGTACTTCTTGACGCATTTTAATTATTTTCAGGGCAGAACAAAACAGACAAACATGAGTAATTTCCACTTCCTCAAAAAGGAATGGCCCCAGCTCTATACCCAAGCAAGAGAGGCCGAAAAACACCTATTAACCGCTCCTCGGACGGCTGCTTTTTATAGCCGATTGACTTTAGAATTAACGGTTTATTGGCTCTATGACCATGATGAAGATTTGGGTCAGCGCTATGCCGATGAAACCCTTTTTGGTCTTTTGCAAAAGCCCAGTTTTAAGCAGATGCTGCGGCCTTCTATGCAGCGGGACCTTGACTATATTCGCAAAATTGGCAATGCGGCGGCCCATACTGCCCAGGCGGTGAGTGGAGAAGAGGCCAAAGAAGCCCTAAAAAATGTTTTTCGCTTTATGAATTGGCTGGCCCGAAGTTATTCGGCCAATGAAGCTATGCCCATTCATAGCTGGTCTGATGAGCATTTGCCCCTAGGCGGAAGCGCCCAAAAGGAACTGAGCCGAAAGGAATTGGCCAAACTAGAAAAAAGCTTTGAGGACAAACAAAAAACCATCCTCAAGGAGCTCGAGCGGCTCAAGAAAATTGAGGAGGAACACCAGCGACTAAAAGAAGAAAACGCACAGTTTAAGGCGCAAAAAGAACGTAACCGCGCCAATATGCTGAAAAAAGGCGAGGAACCTGGCCTAGCCCCAGAAGTGCGGACCGAACAACAAAGTCGCGAACTCTATATTAACCAGATGCTGCGAGAAGCGGGCTGGAATCTCAAGGACCATCGACAAGTTGTTGAAGAATATACCATTCATGAGATGTATCCTGGCCGTAAGGGCTATGCCGACTATGTATTCTTTGATGAAAAAGGATTGCCCCTAGCTATTCTCGAAGCCAAATCCATTACGAAAGACCCCGAAAAAGGAAAGGAACAGGCCAAACTATATGCCGATGCCCTAGAACGAACTACGGGCTGTCGTCCCATTATCTTTTTGAGTAATGGCCTAGAAACCACGATCATCGATGATCAGTTTTATAAGGCAGAGCGCTCTATTTTGGGCTTTTATAGCCGAGAAGAGCTAGAGCATCTACACTATAAGCACAAAAATAGAAAAGCCATTTCGACGGTAGGGCCCGACCCTCAGATTGCGGGCCGCCCCTACCAAATGCAGGCGGTGCTCAGTGTGAACCAAGCCCTAGAAAACCGAGAGCGGGCGGTACTTTTATCTATGGCCACGGGTAGCGGAAAAACCCGTACGGCTGCGGCTTTGGCTAAGGTCCTTTTTGAAAATAACTGGGCCAAACGGATCCTCTTTTTGGCCGACCGCCGCACTTTAGTCAAACAAGCCCAACATGCTTTTAAAGATCATCTAGAAAACTACAGCAGCATTAGTCTGCTCGATAAAAAGGAAGAAGGGGAGGAGCATGCCCGCTTGGTCTTCTCTACTTATCCCAGCATGCTCAATTATCTGAATAGAACAGAGGAGCGAAAATTTGGCATTGCCCAATTTGATTTTATTGTGGTGGATGAGGCCCACCGTTCGGTCTATAAGAAGTATAAGGCCATCTTTGATTATTTTGATGCAATTTTAATTGGCCTAACGGCTACGCCCCAAGCTCAGGTAGACCGCAATACCTATCAGCTCTTTCATTGTCCAAAGAACAACCCCACCTTTGAGTATCCACTTGAAGAGGCCGTGGCAGCCAACTATCTGGTTCCGCCCATCATTATAGATGGTAGCACTCAAATTACCAATGAGGGGGTGCATTATAAGGACCTTAGTCCCGCCGAAAAAGAAGAGTATGAAGATAGTTTCATGAATGAAGAAGAGGAGGATATGCCCGAATCTATCGCCAATAGCGAGCTAGATGTTCGACTCTTTAATGCCCCCACAGCCGATAAAATCCTCCATCTCTTGATGGAAAAGGGCCTCAAGGTAGAACAAGGCGATAAACTGGGCAAAACCATCATCTTTGCCAAAAATATTAAGCATGCTAAGTTTCTCAAAAAGCGCTTTGATTTGCTTTTTCCGGCCCAGGCCGACTTAGCCGAAACCATTTATGGCAGTAAGGACCATGTAGAATCGCTGTACGATCGTTTTAAAGACCCCAGACAGCTTCCCCAAATTGCCATTTCGGTAGATATGCTCGATACGGGGGTAGATGTGCCCGAAATTGTCAATCTGGTCTTCTACAAAAAGGTGCGCTCTCATGCCAAGTTTTGGCAGATGCTGGGTAGGGGAACTCGTTTGTCTCCCGACCTCTTTGGTCCCGGCCAAGACAAAACCTTCTTTTACATCTTTGATGTTTGCGATAATGTGAGCTTCTTCGAGGAGAGTTTTGAGAAGGGCCAAGGCAGCCGCAGCCCCTCTATGGAGGAGCGGGCCTATAAGCTTAAGCTAGAAATTGCCCAAGCCCTCAATCATCTGGATTATCAGGATGATGAACGCTTTTTGGCCCATCAAAAGACCCTAAGAGATGAGGCCTGGCAGGCCCTCATGGATCTAGATCAGCACCAAATTGAGGTCAAAGCCATTTATCCGCTCTACAAAAAGTATGAGCAGCGCAGCCGCTGGGATCAGCTCAATAGCAAAGAACTGAAGGAGATTGTCGAAGAACTGGCCCCTGTTGCCGCGCAGGTAGATCAGGATAGCGATCTAGGCGCCCGCCGCTTTGATCAAATGATTTGGCAACTGCAATTGCTTTTCCTGAAAAATAAAGACCGAAGCAAAAAGGCCAACCGCCTGCGAGAAAGCCTCGATCTGCTGGCCCAAAAAGGCAATATCAAACAGATTCGAGAAAAAGCGCCACTCATCAGACAGTTGCGCCAGCTCGGCGCTATTGAGGCCCTCGATTTTTGGGGACTAGAGGAGGCCCGCCTAGAACTGCGGGAACTGCTTCGCCTGCTCGATAAAAAGCAAAAACAAGCCATTTATAGCCATTTTGCCGATGAGCTGACTGGAGCCGAAGATAGAGAAATGCAGGGCTATGGCGGCTATTCCGAGCCCTATAAACAACGACTCTACCGCCTACTGACCGAAAATAAGGAGCAGCTTTATCTACAAAAGCTGCATAGCAATCAGCCCCTAACCCTAGCCGAGGTAGAAGCCCTAGAACGCTTTATCCTCGAGCAAACCCAGGGCAAAAAAGAAGAGCTGCAAGCCGAACAAGGCGAGCTCTCTTTGGGCCGATTTATCCGCTCGATTATTGGGCTAGACCCCGCCGCCGTCCAAAGCACTTTTGCCGATTATCTGCAAGAACAAAAATGGAATGCCCAACAACTGGCCTTGGTCCAATTGATTGTGCAGCATTTTGTAACCAATGGCTATTTGCAACCCCAAGATATTATGGGCGAACCCTTCAATCGCCATGGCAATTTGGTCGACCTCTTCGGTGGGCATGTTAAAGGCCTAGTAGAGCTCATTAAGGCCATAAATAAGAATACGGAGCCGGCTTAGGGGGAGCCCCTAGGCGACTATTGGCATTTTATAGTACCTGTGGGTTGAAACCCACAGCAACAAAAGAGGCCATACTAGGCGCAATAAAAATGAGCCGATGGTTAAAACCATCGGCCCATAACGAGTACTAATAAACGGCTTGGGATCATTTTCTTACTATAGTGAATAGCCTTAGAATAGAAAAGCGAACAAGGACTTTAGTCCGTCAGTTCGCTCAGTCAACAACCCTGGGCTTCAGCCCAGGGCTGTAAGCATGGAAGGGAGATAATAAGAAAAATGAGATATATGACCCAAGCCCCCCCACAAAAACACCCCCAACAAAAAAAACATCCCAACAAAAAACTTCCTATATTTCCCCCTCACAAAAATACCTTTATGATTACTGGAGAATTACGCAACGATATAGATAAAATTTGGAATTACTTCTGGTCGGGTGGGGTGACTAACCCCGTGACCGTGATCGAGCAACTGACTTACCTGATGTTTCTGCAGGAACTCGATAACCGCCAAAATGCACAAGACCAACTGGCCGCCCTCTTTGGCGAAGGCTATGAGAAAAAGGTCTTTTTTGAAGAAGATCAAGAAAGCCTCCGCTGGTCGAACCTTAAGGAGATGAACCCCGAAGAACGCTTTGCTAAAATGCGCGATGAGGTTTTTCCCTTTATGCGAGAAGAACTCTCACAAGGAAAGTCTAAGGAGAATGTCTCGATTTTTGCCCGATATATGCAAAATGCTAGCTTCATGATCCCCTCCGCTAAGTTGCTGGATCAGGTGGTCTTGGCCCTTTCTTCGGTCAATTATAAGGACTCGGATACCAAGGGAGACCTCTACGAATATCTACTGTCTAAACTCTCTTCGGCTGGGAAAAATGGACAGTTCCGCACGCCCCGACATATCATCCGCCTGATGGTGGATATGATGCAACCCAATGTACAAGATACCATTTGCGACCCCTCGGCGGGTACTGCGGGCTTTTTGGTGGAGGCCGCCGATTATGTCCGAAAAAACCATCAGGATGCCTTGGTCAAAAGCGAAAACCAGGCGCATTTCCGCAGCAAGATGTTCTCGGCCCTAGAGTTTGACCCCACTATGGTCCGTGTGGGCGCCATGAACCTTTTTGTGCACGGCATCGAGCAGCCTTTGTTGCGCGATATCAATGCGCTTTCGCCCCGAAATGCCGACCTAGAGGAGAGTTGCTCGCTCATCCTCGCCAATCCGCCTTTTAAGGGGACGGTGGACAAGGATGATTTGGATGAGGAACTAACGAAGGTGGTCAATACAAAGAAGTCGGAGTTGCTCTTTTTGGCCCAAATTCTTCGCCTGCTCAAAAATGGCGGTAGAGCGGCGGTCATTATCCCCGATGGCGTCCTCTTTGGCAGCAGCAAGGCCCATAAGGAAATCCGCAAGCAGTTGGTAGAAAAACAGGAGCTACAGGCCGTTATTTCTATGCCTTCGGGCGTTTTCAAACCCTATGCGGGGGTCAGCACGGCCATCCTAATTTTTACCAAAACCAATGCGGGCGGCACCGATAAGGTCTGGTTCTACGATATGCAGGCCGATGGCTTTTCCCTAGATGATAAGCGGCAGTTTTTGGGCAAAGAGGGCCAAGCCCAAAGCCATGAAGAGAATAACCTGCCCGATATTTTGCAACGCTGGGCCAAGCTGGAAGAGGAGGACAACCGCAGCCGTACCGATCAGTCCTTTATGGTGCCCCTTGCTGAGCTACAAGAAAATGATTATGATCTCTCGATCAACCGCTATAAGGAGATTCAGTATGAGGCGGTGGCCTATGATCCGCCCCAAGAGATTATCCAAAAGATTCAGCAGGATTTACAAAGCAGCCTAAAAGAACTTTCTGATTTGCAGCAGCTTTTAGATTAGTTTTTTTTGGGGCCCGCGGCCGCCCTTCAATTTGGGGCGGCCGCCGCTATGCTGCGGGGCTCGCTATTCGCTCGGCCCTGCGGCGGCTTCGCCGCCTGGGTCTGGCCTAACGGCCACCCGCTCCGCAGCGCTGGGCCAACGGCCCTGACGGGCCCAAGGGGGCTGCGCCCCCTTGCCGCTGAGGCCCAATTGTTTAGCCAAATAAATCAAAGAAATGAAGAAGAGAGATTGGAAAAAGGTAAAGCTGGGGGAGGTTGTGGATGTAATTATGGGACAGGCTCCTCCAGGTAGTTCCTATAATAATGAAGAGAAAGGTTTAGCTTTAATTGCTGGAGCTGCTGACTTTGGAGATGTCTATCCTGAGCCTAAGAAATATACAACAGAATCAAAGAGGGACACAGTAGAGGGAGATATATTGATGTGCATTCGGGCAACAATTGGCGATTTGAATTGGTCTGATGCTGTATACTCTGCTGGAAGAGGAATAGCTGTACTTAGAACAAAGCAAAATGTATCTAGAAAGTATTTATGGTTCTGGTTAACAGCTAAGAAAGACTATTTTTTATCACAAGGAAGAGGTGCAACATTTCTGCAGATATCCAAAAAGGATTTGACAGAGGTATTTTTCCCCCTTCCCCCCTTAGCAGAGCAAAAGGCCATAGCGGCCCAGCTCGATCGGGCGGATAAGCTACGGCAGGCCTTGGCCCAAAGCCTAAAGGACTATGATCGTTTGCTGGCGGCCAGCTTTCTGGATATGTTTGGAAAAGGAGAGCGAAAATATAGTTTAGCAGACTTCTGTGAAATCAATCCTAAAAAATCAGAGGTTAAGGGCCTAGATGAAAATTTAGAAGTAAGTTTCCTTCCTATGGGAGCCGTCTCTGAAAAGGGGGAAATAGATTTGAGTACGAATAAGACAATAGGAGAAGTCTATAAAGGCTTTACGTACTTTAAAGAGGAGGACGTTCTCTTTGCTAAAATTACCCCTTGCATGGAAAATGGAAAAGGGGCTGTAGTTCGCGGCTTAACAAATGGTATTGGCTTTGGATCAACAGAATTTCATGTATTGAGAGCAAAAGAAGAGGTAACAGCAGATTGGATTTATGGAGTAACGGCTTCAAATCGTTTTAGAACTATTGCCGCACATAATATGAAGGGAAGTGGTGGCCAAAAACGAGTACCTCTGAGCTTTTTTTCTGATTATAAAGTAGCAAAACCTAGAAAGGAAGACCTTAGTCGTTATACAGAAATTGCTGCAGATATAAAAAAGCAAAAGGCGCTCATTCAGTCGGCCCAGCAATCGGCGGAGGATTTATTTGGGTCCTTATTGCAGGCCTACTTTTATGAGGGAAAATAGCATAGACATGCAGCAGGTCCAAACCGAGGGGTTTGGGCCTTTTTTGTTGTTGGGGGGGCAGAGGTCCTATACCCATATTATACAGGACCCTAGGGCCAAGGCCCTAGGCTAATCGTAGAGTCACCCCCTCCAAGGAGGGGGCTTTTTTGTGCTTCGGTTAATGTTTGTGTTGGGGATGGGGTTAGCGGCTGGCTGGCCTGCAAATCCCCTCCAAGGAGGGGATGTCGATTTTTTAGCTAGCCTAGGGGCTTGTCCCTAGGCGATGATTGGCCAAATCCTAGCCAGCTAAAGGCCCAACTTTTATCTAATACACAAAATTCTGAACAGTCCCAGGTTCAAAACCGCAAAATTGGCCCTTTTATATAGCCAGTTATGTTCTAGACATAGCCAGTTATGTTTCAGACATAGCCAGTTATGTTTCAGACATAGCCAGTTATGTTTCAGACATAGCCAGTTATGTTTCAGACATAGCCAGTTATGTTCCAGACATAGCTAGTTATGTTCCAGACATAGCTAGTTATGTTTGAGACATAGCCAGTTATGTTTGAGACATAGCCAGTTATGTTCCAGACATAGCTAGTTATGTTCCAGACATAGCTAGTTATGTTCCAGACATAGCTAGTTATGTTCCAGACATAGCCAGTTATGTTCCAGACATAGCTAGTTATGTTCCAGACATAGCCAGTTATGTTTGAGACATAGCCAGTTATGTTTGAGACATAGCCAGTTATGTTCCAGACATAGCTAGTTATGTTCCAGACATAGCTAGTTATGTTCCAGACATAGCTAGTTATGTTCCAGACATAGCCAGTTATGTTCCAGACATAGCTAGTTATGTTCCAGACATAACCAGTTATGTTTCAGACATAACTTTTGCCCTTTTTGATTTTGTTACATTATTTCCGTTTTTAACAATTTCCTAACAATTGGGGGCAAAAACCCCTATTTCTGCAGCCTAAAGGCCGCAGCCAATCTCTTGGGCCATTATCTTGCTCGCCGCAGCGGCTTAAAAGCCCCTGCTTCATTGGAGATGGGCGCAAGCATTCGGTTTTCAGGTCCTGCGGCTTTTAAGCTGCAGGCCATGGGGCGGCCAGAGCCTAGCTTAGTGGTTCCGAAATTGGCTGCGGCTTTTAAGCTGCAGCTACGGATAGCAGGCCCGAAGGGCCGCAGGCCTAGCGATGCGAAAGGGGGCGGCGCAGCCGCAGACCAAGGCCGTTAGGCCGCAGGGCCGAGCAGACCTGCGAGCCCTGAAGCGTAGCGCCCGCCGCAGGCGGGAGGCCCCAAAAAAACAGCAGAGATCAAAAAGCATAGTTAGATAAATATGCTTATATTTCGCTATCTATTTTTTGACAAAACTGAAGATATGAAAATCGAGATAAAGGACTTAGGGGCCATAAAGTCAGCGACAATAGACTTGTCTAAGCCGCTCAATGTTTTTGCTGGGCCGAATGGTACAGGAAAGACCTACTTGGCCTATGTACTATATAGTCTTTTTAAGAATCGTATTTATGTAAGCGGAAGTAAATCGGCTTTGTCAAAAGAGATGTTTAAGGAATTGATTGAAGAAAAGGAGACAAGTTATCAGTTAGATTTTGATGAGATCAATGCGTATAGGGATAAAATAGCTGAAGATTTAAAGGCTGATTTGGATAGTATATTTGGGATTAGTGAAGAAATGGGGCGTAAATTTTTTGAGGGGACGACTATTCAGTTTTTGGAGTCTAAAGAGGAATTGCGGAAGCGGTTGTTGAAAAATGCCTTTGATTTTCAGATAGATATAAATGGTAATATAGTAAAAGTAAGCAAGGAAAAGGGGGCGGGGAGTTTATCCTTGAAGGTAGAGGATCAGAGTATTTCTACGGACTATTTAAATCGTTTGGAGGTATTTTTATTGCCGGTGTTAATTGCTCAGCTGGCTATTTTTCCAGTGAGTTCTGTGTATATTCTTCCGGTAGAGCGAAACTCTATATTTACCTTTAGCAAAGAGTTATCTATACGAAAACAAGAGGCTATAGATCATTTTCATGCGATGACTGGCAAGGAGAAAGTAGATCGTTTTGATCTTTTGTTTAAAACGACCAAGCGATACCCTTCAGCAGTTAGAGATGGTTTATTGATTGCGGAAGATTTGGCAGAGATAAAGAAGGTAAGAAGTCCTTTTTTTGGTTTTGCCTTAGAATTGGAGAAAGAGCTTTTGTATGGAAAAGTAGAAGTAAGTGAAGATGGGGAATTACAATTTAAGTCGGACAAAAACCCCAAGAAGTTACTTCCGATACAGATGACTGCATCTATTGTAAAATCTTTGGCTAGTCTTGTTATTTATCTGAAGTACTTAGCCAAAGAGCATGATTTAATTATCATAGACGAGCCAGAAATCAATTTGCATCCGAACAATCAGCTTGTATTGACAAGGATTTTTGCACGTTTAATGGCCAAGGGGTTTCGTTTAATCATTAGCACGCATAGTGATTATATAGTGCGAGAACTAAATAACTTGATTATGTTGTCTGCTCGAGAAGCAGGAATAGAAGGAGTGAGAGCGCAATATGGCTATTCATTGGAAGAGACCATTCCGGTTCAAGATGTTGCTGTTTCCTATTTTAACTACCCAGTTAGTAAAAGGAATTATCGGCAGTTAAGCGTTCGTAGGTTAGAGGTGACTAAGACTGGTTTTGAGATTCCGTCTATAGATGAGACGATTGAGTCTCAAAATATGATTAGTGAGGATTTATATGACGCCCTAAGCCAAGACAGCG
This genomic interval from Saprospira grandis contains the following:
- a CDS encoding restriction endonuclease subunit S; this translates as MKKRDWKKVKLGEVVDVIMGQAPPGSSYNNEEKGLALIAGAADFGDVYPEPKKYTTESKRDTVEGDILMCIRATIGDLNWSDAVYSAGRGIAVLRTKQNVSRKYLWFWLTAKKDYFLSQGRGATFLQISKKDLTEVFFPLPPLAEQKAIAAQLDRADKLRQALAQSLKDYDRLLAASFLDMFGKGERKYSLADFCEINPKKSEVKGLDENLEVSFLPMGAVSEKGEIDLSTNKTIGEVYKGFTYFKEEDVLFAKITPCMENGKGAVVRGLTNGIGFGSTEFHVLRAKEEVTADWIYGVTASNRFRTIAAHNMKGSGGQKRVPLSFFSDYKVAKPRKEDLSRYTEIAADIKKQKALIQSAQQSAEDLFGSLLQAYFYEGK
- a CDS encoding AAA family ATPase, whose protein sequence is MKIEIKDLGAIKSATIDLSKPLNVFAGPNGTGKTYLAYVLYSLFKNRIYVSGSKSALSKEMFKELIEEKETSYQLDFDEINAYRDKIAEDLKADLDSIFGISEEMGRKFFEGTTIQFLESKEELRKRLLKNAFDFQIDINGNIVKVSKEKGAGSLSLKVEDQSISTDYLNRLEVFLLPVLIAQLAIFPVSSVYILPVERNSIFTFSKELSIRKQEAIDHFHAMTGKEKVDRFDLLFKTTKRYPSAVRDGLLIAEDLAEIKKVRSPFFGFALELEKELLYGKVEVSEDGELQFKSDKNPKKLLPIQMTASIVKSLASLVIYLKYLAKEHDLIIIDEPEINLHPNNQLVLTRIFARLMAKGFRLIISTHSDYIVRELNNLIMLSAREAGIEGVRAQYGYSLEETIPVQDVAVSYFNYPVSKRNYRQLSVRRLEVTKTGFEIPSIDETIESQNMISEDLYDALSQDSDE
- a CDS encoding Rpn family recombination-promoting nuclease/putative transposase codes for the protein MIKDRYINPLTDFGFKKLFGEAANKELLIHFLNQLLPEKHQVEDLEYLPSERLPSSFLDRKVIFDIYCTSSRGEQFIIELQRSKQNHFIDRSIFYSTFPIQEQSERGDWNFKLWPIYTICILDFKINQPNPHNRVIRYVQLKDQDKELFFEDLTYIYIELPNFTKTLDELEDLQDKWLYLFRYLAKLEDRPAALQERIFTRLFHAAEIASYSIEERQNYEVSLKKHRDIKNAIDTALEEGLEKGRAEGLEEGLEQGREEGALAAKKAMAKQMQAANLALEQIAKITGCSLEQLKNWLED
- a CDS encoding DEAD/DEAH box helicase family protein gives rise to the protein MSNFHFLKKEWPQLYTQAREAEKHLLTAPRTAAFYSRLTLELTVYWLYDHDEDLGQRYADETLFGLLQKPSFKQMLRPSMQRDLDYIRKIGNAAAHTAQAVSGEEAKEALKNVFRFMNWLARSYSANEAMPIHSWSDEHLPLGGSAQKELSRKELAKLEKSFEDKQKTILKELERLKKIEEEHQRLKEENAQFKAQKERNRANMLKKGEEPGLAPEVRTEQQSRELYINQMLREAGWNLKDHRQVVEEYTIHEMYPGRKGYADYVFFDEKGLPLAILEAKSITKDPEKGKEQAKLYADALERTTGCRPIIFLSNGLETTIIDDQFYKAERSILGFYSREELEHLHYKHKNRKAISTVGPDPQIAGRPYQMQAVLSVNQALENRERAVLLSMATGSGKTRTAAALAKVLFENNWAKRILFLADRRTLVKQAQHAFKDHLENYSSISLLDKKEEGEEHARLVFSTYPSMLNYLNRTEERKFGIAQFDFIVVDEAHRSVYKKYKAIFDYFDAILIGLTATPQAQVDRNTYQLFHCPKNNPTFEYPLEEAVAANYLVPPIIIDGSTQITNEGVHYKDLSPAEKEEYEDSFMNEEEEDMPESIANSELDVRLFNAPTADKILHLLMEKGLKVEQGDKLGKTIIFAKNIKHAKFLKKRFDLLFPAQADLAETIYGSKDHVESLYDRFKDPRQLPQIAISVDMLDTGVDVPEIVNLVFYKKVRSHAKFWQMLGRGTRLSPDLFGPGQDKTFFYIFDVCDNVSFFEESFEKGQGSRSPSMEERAYKLKLEIAQALNHLDYQDDERFLAHQKTLRDEAWQALMDLDQHQIEVKAIYPLYKKYEQRSRWDQLNSKELKEIVEELAPVAAQVDQDSDLGARRFDQMIWQLQLLFLKNKDRSKKANRLRESLDLLAQKGNIKQIREKAPLIRQLRQLGAIEALDFWGLEEARLELRELLRLLDKKQKQAIYSHFADELTGAEDREMQGYGGYSEPYKQRLYRLLTENKEQLYLQKLHSNQPLTLAEVEALERFILEQTQGKKEELQAEQGELSLGRFIRSIIGLDPAAVQSTFADYLQEQKWNAQQLALVQLIVQHFVTNGYLQPQDIMGEPFNRHGNLVDLFGGHVKGLVELIKAINKNTEPA
- a CDS encoding type I restriction-modification system subunit M yields the protein MITGELRNDIDKIWNYFWSGGVTNPVTVIEQLTYLMFLQELDNRQNAQDQLAALFGEGYEKKVFFEEDQESLRWSNLKEMNPEERFAKMRDEVFPFMREELSQGKSKENVSIFARYMQNASFMIPSAKLLDQVVLALSSVNYKDSDTKGDLYEYLLSKLSSAGKNGQFRTPRHIIRLMVDMMQPNVQDTICDPSAGTAGFLVEAADYVRKNHQDALVKSENQAHFRSKMFSALEFDPTMVRVGAMNLFVHGIEQPLLRDINALSPRNADLEESCSLILANPPFKGTVDKDDLDEELTKVVNTKKSELLFLAQILRLLKNGGRAAVIIPDGVLFGSSKAHKEIRKQLVEKQELQAVISMPSGVFKPYAGVSTAILIFTKTNAGGTDKVWFYDMQADGFSLDDKRQFLGKEGQAQSHEENNLPDILQRWAKLEEEDNRSRTDQSFMVPLAELQENDYDLSINRYKEIQYEAVAYDPPQEIIQKIQQDLQSSLKELSDLQQLLD